A single Agromyces sp. CF514 DNA region contains:
- a CDS encoding DUF2306 domain-containing protein, whose protein sequence is MDENPPAPPMRRRPGWLAPSGLIALTLVPMAAGSSRLVQLGTGAEVTAENARFFDSPVPVIAHIIGSTVFLLLGALQFAPSLRRRRWHRLAGRVVAPAGLVSAASGLWMAVAYDLPANSGPALMLIRIVLAPAMAAAIVVAFLAIRRGDVRVHSAWMTRAYAIGLGAGTQVLTIMPWVLLVGEPDEFAYTALMALGWAINLAVAEVVIRRRVRIGMFGPRRRPRSVATPPPTPSSTDAAHLS, encoded by the coding sequence ATGGACGAGAACCCCCCAGCCCCGCCTATGCGCCGCCGCCCCGGATGGCTCGCGCCGTCCGGGCTCATCGCGCTGACGCTCGTGCCCATGGCCGCTGGCTCGAGCCGCCTCGTGCAGCTCGGCACCGGCGCCGAGGTCACGGCCGAGAACGCGCGCTTCTTCGACTCCCCCGTGCCGGTCATCGCGCACATCATCGGGTCCACGGTGTTCCTGCTGCTCGGCGCGCTGCAGTTCGCACCCTCGCTCAGGCGGCGCCGCTGGCACCGGCTCGCCGGGCGGGTGGTCGCGCCGGCCGGGCTCGTGTCGGCGGCATCCGGTCTCTGGATGGCCGTCGCCTACGACCTTCCGGCGAACAGCGGCCCTGCACTCATGCTCATCCGCATCGTGCTGGCGCCCGCCATGGCGGCGGCGATCGTCGTCGCGTTCCTCGCGATCCGGCGCGGCGACGTGCGCGTGCACAGCGCGTGGATGACGCGCGCCTACGCCATCGGGCTCGGTGCCGGCACGCAGGTGCTCACGATCATGCCGTGGGTGCTGCTGGTCGGCGAGCCCGACGAGTTCGCCTACACCGCGCTCATGGCGCTCGGGTGGGCGATCAACCTCGCGGTCGCGGAGGTCGTCATCCGGCGACGCGTGCGCATCGGCATGTTCGGCCCGCGCCGACGCCCGCGCTCGGTCGCGACGCCGCCCCCGACGCCCTCCTCGACGGATGCCGCGCACCTATCATGA